A region of Salvia splendens isolate huo1 chromosome 17, SspV2, whole genome shotgun sequence DNA encodes the following proteins:
- the LOC121773226 gene encoding GDP-L-galactose phosphorylase 1-like, with the protein MVSVLERKLTIKRVATVVSNYQENASTDDLESMAQGCGRNCLGSCCLPVSKLPLYAFNTDAEEQGHDKVDASCDGKSPEKSYLNNLLLGQWENRMTRGIFRYDVTSCETKVIPGTYGFVAQLNEGRHLKKRPTEFRVDKVLQPFDKNKFNFTKVGQEEVLFRFEPSEDGKTSYFPCSQIDPEGNSASVVAINVSPIEYGHVLLIPRVLDCLPQKIVHDGLMLALHFAKEASNPFFRVGYNSLGAFATINHLHFQAYFLSAPFPIEKAPTCKIMSSKDTRVMVSKLLNYPVKGLVFEGGNKLRDLCDAVASSCILLESNNVAFNLLISDCGKRVFLLPQCYAEKQARGEVEQELLDTQVNPAVWEISGHMVLKRRKDYDEASEQYAWKLLSDVSLSDERFQEVEKYVCEAANLQEDEDFISTEETSYGSGTTQVSRHLPQDCLVLR; encoded by the exons ATGGTGTCTGTATTAGAGAGGAAATTGACGATAAAGAGGGTGGCCACCGTGGTTTCTAACTACCAGGAGAATGCGTCTACTGATGACCTCGAATCTATGGCGCAGGGCTGCGGCCGCAATTGCCTCGGAAGCTGCTGTTTGCCGG TTTCAAAGCTGCCTCTCTATGCATTCAATACTGATGCGGAAGAGCAAGGTCACGACAAAGTTGATGCATCTTGTGATGGCAAATCTCCTGAAAAGTCCTATTTAAACAATTTGTTGCTAGGGCAGTGGGAAAATCGTATGACTCGGGGGATTTTCAGGTATGATGTTACCTCTTGTGAGACTAAGGTTATTCCTGGAACATATGGCTTTGTGGCACAGCTGAATGAAGGACGTCACCTTAAGAAACGGCCGACAGAGTTTCGGGTTGACAAGGTTCTCCAGCCTTTTGATAAGAACAAATTCAACTTTACAAAAGTGGGTCAAGAGGAAGTGCTCTTCAGGTTTGAGCCAAGTGAAGATGGAAAAACTAGTTATTTTCCTTGCTCTCAAATTGATCCCGAGGGAAACTCGGCCAGTGTCGTTGCAATCAAT GTGAGTCCCATTGAGTACGGACATGTGCTTCTAATTCCCCGGGTCCTTGATTGCTTACCCCAGAAAATTGTTCATGACGGCCTTATGCTTGCTCTGCACTTTGCTAAAGAGGCGTCGAATCCCTTTTTCAGAGTGGGCTATAACAGTTTAGGTGCATTTGCCACCATCAACCATCTTCACTTTCAG GCATACTTCTTGTCTGCACCTTTTCCAATCGAGAAAGCTCCAACATGCAAAATAATGAGCAGCAAAGATACTAGGGTGATGGTCTCTAAGCTGCTGAATTATCCTGTCAAAGGACTTGTCTTTGAGGGTGGAAATAAGTTGCGTGATCTATGTGATGCCGTAGCAAGCTCTTGCATCCTTCTCGAAAGTAACAATGTTGCTTTCAATCTACTTATTTCTGATTGTGGAAAGAGAGTATTTCTACTACCTCAG TGCTATGCTGAGAAACAAGCACGTGGAGAAGTAGAGCAGGAGCTTCTTGATACTCAGGTGAACCCCGCTGTCTGGGAAATAAGTGGACATATGGTGCTCAAGCGGAGAAAGGATTATGATGAAGCTTCTGAACAATATGCATGGAAGCTTCTCTCGGATGTTTCTCTCTCAGATGAGAGATTCCAGGAAGTGGAAAAGTACGTCTGCGAGGCTGCTAATTTGCAAGAAGACGAGGACTTTATCAGCACAGAGGAGACTAGTTATGGCTCTGGCACTACACAAGTCTCCCGACATCTCCCTCAAGATTGCCTTGTGTTGCGTTAA
- the LOC121774605 gene encoding major latex protein 146-like translates to MANQVETLVASSPTKTPSEKYYTFFKFHLTDIVNIYPAVYKSAEVIEGELGVVGCITLWTYALGEISMGMKVLNEVIDDATKTIKLTMLGGDALQLYKSFACTLKVSEGSAQWVIEYERTSPLTPPPLAYVPILTTLITLVDAYLLIN, encoded by the exons ATGGCAAACCAAGTAGAAACCCTAGTTGCTAGTTCTCCAACAAAAACCCCATCTGAAAAATACTACACTTTCTTCAAATTCCATCTAACCGATATCGTCAATATATATCCCGCCGTTTATAAGAGTGCTGAGGTCATCGAAGGAGAGCTAGGGGTCGTCGGCTGCATCACGCTCTGGACTTATGCTCTCG GAGAGATTTCAATGGGGATGAAGGTTCTAAATGAAGTGATAGATGATGCTACAAAAACCATAAAACTGACTATGTTGGGAGGAGATGCGTTGCAATTGTACAAGAGTTTTGCATGCACACTTAAAGTGAGTGAGGGTTCGGCACAATGGGTTATAGAGTATGAGAGAACAAGTCCTCTCACTCCACCTCCTCTGGCCTATGTTCCCATTTTAACGACTCTCATCACTCTTGTGGATGCCTACCTCCTCATCAACTAA